The proteins below come from a single Alnus glutinosa chromosome 9, dhAlnGlut1.1, whole genome shotgun sequence genomic window:
- the LOC133878546 gene encoding peroxidase 4-like: MARSVLVVVAVAFLVVFTGRSSAHQLSAGFYSESCPNVFGVVKSVVQNEVSKERRLGASLLRLFFHDCFVNGCDGSVLLDDTSSSKGEKTAGPNNGSLRGFEVVDNIKSAVEKKCPGVVSCADILAIASRDSVVILGGPNWDVKLGRRDAKTASFSAANSGVIPPPSSNLTDLIKRYRAQGLSPKDLVALSGAHTIGQARCVSFRDHIYKDNDIDSSFAKIRQGNCPRSSGSGDGNLAPLDLQTPTAFDNNYFKNLVNRKGLLHSDQVLFDGGSTDSLVKTYSNDASVFSCDFITAMIKMGDIKPLTGLSGEIRKNCRKIN; encoded by the exons ATGGCCCGTTCAGTACTAGTCGTAGTCGCAGTAGCTTTTTTGGTGGTTTTCACGGGGAGGTCCTCTGCTCATCAGCTCTCCGCCGGTTTTTATTCTGAAAGTTGTCCCAACGTCTTTGGCGTCGTGAAATCGGTGGTTCAAAATGAGGTTTCAAAAGAACGCCGCCTTGGTGCTTCTCTCCTTCGCCTCTTCTTTCATGACTGTTTCGTCAAT GGTTGCGACGGGTCGGTACTTCTGGATGACACTTCCTCTTCCAAAGGCGAGAAGACAGCAGGTCCCAACAATGGATCCCTCAGGGGTTTTGAGGTGGTTGATAACATCAAGTCCGCAGTGGAGAAAAAATGCCCAGGAGTAGTGTCATGTGCTGATATCTTAGCCATTGCTTCTCGCGATTCTGTTGTAATT CTTGGAGGGCCTAATTGGGATGTTAAACTTGGAAGAAGAGACGCAAAGACAGCCAGCTTTTCTGCTGCCAACAGTGGAGTCATCCCTCCTCCTAGTTCTAACCTTACCGACCTCATCAAAAGATACCGAGCTCAAGGTCTCTCTCCCAAAGACTTGGTTGCCTTGTCTG GAGCTCACACAATTGGTCAAGCGAGGTGTGTAAGCTTCAGAGATCACATATATAAAGACAACGATATTGATAGTTCATTTGCGAAGATCAGACAAGGCAATTGTCCAAGATCTAGTGGCTCAGGAGACGGCAATCTTGCCCCTCTAGACCTCCAAACTCCTACTGCTTTTGACAACAACTACTTCAAGAACCTCGTCAACCGGAAGGGTCTTCTCCACTCTGATCAAGTATTATTTGACGGTGGATCCACCGATTCATTGGTCAAAACCTACAGCAACGACGCTAGTGTCTTCAGTTGTGACTTCATCACCGCAATGATCAAAATGGGAGACATAAAGCCCCTCACTGGATTGAGTGGTGAGATTAGAAAGAACTGTAGGAAGATTAATTAA